In a single window of the Candidatus Methylacidiphilales bacterium genome:
- the argS gene encoding arginine--tRNA ligase — protein MASVSLLATLEELLTVWVGRHAPACGKGPWVKACQDERFGHFQTNLAMVAGKSLGINPRELAVQIADFTGQDPRLEKPEIAGPGFVNFRFRLSAIEERTQALWDHPRTGLSTTLHPKTIVVDYSGPNVAKEMHVGHIRSTILGDALSRILAARGHFVIRDNHLGDWGTQFGKMILGYKMAGKPALSPENAVADMQRFYQQTHEACEKDPQLLERARQELAQLQDGDLENVSIWMEFRKLSQSAFDEIYARLGVEFDQTLAESFYNPWLKEVVRDLLDKGVARESQGAVGVFHDPAQPREKSPFLVRNKEEWTDVPMLIQKKDGAALYATTDLATVRYRAEEWKSEAILYVTDGRQQQHFNQLFDVCRRWGYRVEFHHVWFGAVLGADGKPLKTRDGNPIRLRDLLDEAEQRAAAILREKRPGASETDIRAAARIIGIGSLKYADLSQNRNLDYVFDWDKLLAFDGNTAPYLLNAYVRTRSILRKADGPSGKPRFILRETVESDLARRLLAFEDALDSVVQDHRPHLLCAYLYETAVLFHRFFEHCPVLKAENEELKQSRLALCELTGRVLREGLGLLGIGTLEEM, from the coding sequence ATGGCTTCTGTTTCCCTGCTTGCCACCCTAGAGGAACTCCTCACCGTCTGGGTCGGACGACACGCCCCGGCTTGCGGCAAAGGTCCCTGGGTCAAGGCCTGCCAGGATGAACGATTCGGGCATTTCCAAACCAACCTGGCCATGGTGGCCGGCAAATCCCTCGGCATCAATCCGCGTGAACTGGCCGTCCAGATTGCGGATTTCACCGGACAGGATCCACGGCTGGAAAAACCGGAAATCGCCGGCCCCGGTTTCGTCAATTTCCGTTTCCGCCTGAGCGCCATCGAAGAACGCACCCAAGCCCTCTGGGACCACCCACGCACCGGACTCTCGACCACGCTCCACCCCAAGACCATCGTGGTCGACTACAGCGGCCCCAACGTGGCCAAGGAGATGCACGTCGGCCATATCCGCAGCACCATCCTCGGCGATGCCCTCTCCCGCATCCTCGCCGCGCGCGGGCACTTCGTCATCCGGGACAATCATCTCGGAGACTGGGGAACCCAGTTCGGCAAAATGATCCTGGGCTACAAAATGGCCGGCAAGCCCGCCCTCTCCCCCGAAAATGCCGTGGCCGACATGCAGCGCTTCTACCAGCAAACCCATGAGGCCTGCGAGAAAGACCCCCAGTTGCTGGAACGTGCACGCCAGGAACTGGCCCAGCTCCAGGATGGCGACCTGGAGAATGTCTCCATCTGGATGGAATTCCGCAAATTGTCCCAATCCGCCTTCGATGAAATTTATGCACGGCTGGGCGTGGAATTCGACCAGACGTTGGCGGAGAGTTTCTACAATCCATGGCTCAAAGAAGTGGTGCGGGACTTACTGGACAAAGGGGTGGCCCGCGAAAGCCAGGGTGCGGTCGGCGTGTTCCACGATCCAGCACAGCCGCGGGAAAAAAGCCCGTTCCTGGTCCGCAATAAAGAGGAGTGGACGGATGTCCCCATGCTCATCCAAAAAAAGGACGGGGCCGCATTGTATGCCACAACCGACCTGGCCACCGTTCGTTACCGGGCGGAAGAATGGAAGTCCGAAGCCATCCTCTACGTCACCGACGGACGCCAACAGCAGCACTTCAACCAGCTCTTCGATGTTTGCCGCCGCTGGGGCTACCGGGTCGAATTCCACCACGTCTGGTTCGGTGCCGTGCTCGGTGCCGACGGGAAACCGCTGAAAACCCGCGACGGCAATCCCATCCGCTTGCGCGACCTTCTGGATGAAGCCGAGCAGCGCGCTGCCGCCATCTTGCGGGAGAAACGACCCGGGGCAAGCGAGACGGACATCCGGGCTGCGGCGCGGATCATCGGTATTGGGTCGCTCAAATACGCTGATCTGAGCCAGAACCGCAACCTGGACTACGTCTTCGATTGGGACAAGCTGCTGGCTTTCGACGGCAACACGGCGCCGTATCTGCTCAACGCCTATGTCCGCACCCGTTCCATCCTCCGGAAGGCTGACGGGCCGAGCGGGAAACCGCGCTTCATACTCCGGGAAACCGTCGAATCCGATCTCGCCCGCCGGCTGCTGGCTTTCGAGGATGCCCTGGATTCGGTCGTCCAGGACCACCGGCCACATCTCCTGTGTGCCTATCTCTATGAAACCGCCGTGCTCTTCCACCGATTCTTCGAACACTGCCCGGTGCTGAAGGCGGAAAATGAGGAATTGAAACAGTCCCGGCTGGCACTGTGTGAGCTGACCGGGCGCGTGTTGCGCGAGGGGCTGGGCCTGCTTGGGATCGGGACACTGGAAGAAATGTAA
- a CDS encoding polysaccharide biosynthesis tyrosine autokinase, translating to MAETPEVNLHFSDYWRVVKNRWPIILTIFVLVVTTAYFYTKTLPKIYTSSSVIKVDMENKDMSVFGASMQGFDAIFFQTEFELIQSKKVLNRIIKRLDLQRKFSQMNGMTGDQLMTEDQTYVMLRRGMLAVQPYRNTKLIEIAVNSTDPALCKLIANTIADEYEVYRLEEIQIRSESGLSSLKNEMDKQKAEFDRAKAKVEKLRKELGPDSYIPGGMSNTNDVATMQDMELQRKEAMLSEMKSDVLARKVRLDKIKDLSPQEMESVIASLGLEDGTISQTKQNLYANETYLKSLEKQGFESEHPRIKSTLAQIKKLRNQLDDLLVGVKRSLEIDLGVSEAKVAGVEAEVLKLRDNSRSNRSEKLAPYEDAIREMETQSSLYSLLVARYKQESVDAQITSRPVTLVNAAEENLRPIRPNLTLNISLAALVGLVLGVSLAFFIEYLDTSVKSLDDVERYLNTTVVGVVPEGVSALNLEGPDSPNAEAYRILRAKIDLKAKPDGAHTLTVVSGGPGEGKTTTLFNLAYVCAYSGINTLIVDTDFRRHSLNSILGISNDQGLADFLLGYGPLHEYIRATEIPNLHVISAGKLPPQCMGALSPAKMSEVVETLKPHYDVILFDAPPILGISDAAVIVHEVDTTLLAIQHRRYPRNISWRAKKVVEEVGGRFGGVILNKVHLRSDDSYYYYTSYYGYYGYYKSGSRGEAKKKARENKRQLEKKVKKNQASAVEPPASGDSPPAPAPGGTVNEDF from the coding sequence ATGGCCGAGACCCCGGAGGTAAATCTCCATTTCAGTGATTACTGGCGCGTCGTCAAAAACCGCTGGCCCATCATCCTGACCATCTTCGTTCTCGTGGTCACGACGGCCTATTTCTACACCAAGACCCTCCCGAAGATCTACACCTCCTCGTCCGTCATCAAGGTCGACATGGAGAACAAGGACATGAGTGTCTTTGGCGCGAGCATGCAGGGCTTCGACGCCATTTTCTTCCAGACGGAATTCGAGCTCATCCAATCCAAAAAAGTCCTCAACCGCATCATCAAGCGACTCGACCTCCAGCGCAAGTTCTCGCAGATGAACGGCATGACCGGTGACCAACTCATGACGGAGGACCAGACTTACGTCATGCTCCGCAGGGGTATGCTGGCAGTTCAGCCCTACCGCAACACCAAGCTGATCGAAATTGCCGTTAACAGCACCGACCCCGCCCTTTGCAAGCTCATCGCCAATACGATCGCTGACGAATACGAGGTCTACCGGCTGGAGGAGATCCAAATACGTTCGGAGTCCGGCCTGTCCTCGCTCAAGAATGAAATGGACAAGCAAAAGGCCGAATTCGACCGGGCCAAGGCCAAAGTCGAAAAACTCCGCAAGGAACTCGGTCCCGACTCTTATATACCCGGCGGCATGTCCAACACCAACGATGTCGCCACCATGCAGGACATGGAACTCCAGCGCAAAGAGGCAATGCTCAGCGAGATGAAGTCCGATGTGCTGGCGCGCAAGGTCCGTTTGGATAAAATCAAGGACCTCAGCCCCCAGGAAATGGAGTCGGTCATCGCTTCTCTCGGTCTGGAAGATGGCACCATTTCCCAAACCAAGCAAAACCTCTACGCCAACGAAACCTACTTGAAATCCTTGGAAAAGCAGGGCTTCGAATCGGAGCACCCAAGGATCAAATCCACCCTGGCCCAGATCAAAAAACTGCGCAACCAATTGGATGATCTTTTGGTTGGGGTGAAGCGCTCCCTCGAGATTGATCTGGGTGTCTCGGAGGCCAAGGTGGCTGGTGTCGAGGCCGAGGTGTTGAAACTGCGCGACAACAGCCGAAGCAACCGTTCCGAAAAGCTGGCTCCCTATGAGGACGCCATTCGCGAGATGGAGACACAAAGCTCGCTCTATTCCCTGCTGGTGGCCCGTTACAAGCAGGAATCGGTCGATGCCCAGATCACCTCCCGTCCGGTGACCCTGGTCAACGCCGCCGAGGAAAATCTGCGACCGATCCGCCCCAATCTCACCCTCAACATTTCCCTGGCCGCGCTGGTCGGTTTGGTCCTGGGCGTGTCCCTGGCTTTCTTCATCGAATACCTCGACACCAGTGTGAAGTCGCTCGACGACGTCGAACGCTACCTCAACACGACCGTGGTGGGCGTGGTGCCCGAAGGGGTCAGCGCCCTCAACTTGGAGGGGCCGGATTCTCCCAATGCCGAAGCCTATCGTATCTTACGTGCAAAAATCGACCTCAAGGCCAAACCGGATGGGGCCCACACCCTCACCGTCGTCAGCGGGGGGCCCGGCGAGGGAAAGACGACCACGCTCTTCAATCTGGCCTATGTCTGTGCCTACAGCGGCATCAACACCCTGATTGTGGACACCGACTTCCGGCGTCATTCCCTCAATTCGATCCTGGGTATCTCCAACGACCAGGGTCTGGCGGACTTTCTCCTCGGCTACGGCCCGCTGCATGAATACATCCGTGCCACCGAGATCCCCAACCTGCATGTCATCAGCGCGGGCAAGCTGCCGCCCCAATGCATGGGTGCGCTCAGTCCGGCCAAGATGTCGGAGGTCGTCGAGACCCTCAAGCCGCACTACGACGTCATCCTCTTCGACGCCCCCCCGATCCTGGGCATTTCGGACGCCGCGGTCATCGTACATGAAGTCGACACCACCTTGCTTGCCATCCAGCACCGCCGCTATCCCCGAAACATCTCCTGGCGGGCCAAGAAAGTGGTTGAAGAAGTCGGGGGGCGTTTCGGCGGGGTTATCCTGAACAAGGTCCACCTCCGGAGCGACGATTCCTACTATTACTACACCAGCTACTACGGCTACTACGGTTATTACAAGTCAGGATCACGCGGTGAGGCCAAGAAGAAGGCCAGAGAAAACAAACGGCAGTTGGAGAAGAAGGTCAAAAAGAACCAAGCTTCCGCCGTCGAGCCTCCAGCCTCCGGCGATAGCCCGCCTGCTCCCGCACCCGGTGGCACGGTTAACGAAGATTTTTAA
- a CDS encoding DNA glycosylase, with the protein MFRIEAPDFDLHATLDCGQTFSWECLPDRTWQGWIHGIPCLIRQCGDELEIEGTIDPGVVRSYFALDDSWASWMELLPADPVVRAAAEACRGLRCIQDPWWECTANFICSSLKQIPQIRRIHRALRAAYSPGIPVWPGAPFPGPATIATAPESILRAAGLGYRARHLHRAATHLTEKGFDFASTAGMPIEVAARKLCELPGVGDKVAHCILLYAGRRYDAFPLDVWMIRLIRQHYRRPGRRLNRMADLHRFALRHLGPHRGLAQLYLFHDGRSRSIRQRAHERPRAQSL; encoded by the coding sequence TTCGACCTCCATGCCACGCTGGATTGCGGCCAGACATTCAGTTGGGAATGTCTTCCGGACCGGACATGGCAAGGCTGGATCCACGGCATCCCATGCCTGATCCGGCAATGCGGAGATGAACTGGAAATTGAGGGGACCATAGACCCTGGGGTCGTGCGGTCGTATTTCGCACTCGATGATTCTTGGGCCTCCTGGATGGAACTCCTACCGGCAGACCCGGTGGTCCGCGCGGCAGCAGAAGCCTGCCGCGGTCTGCGCTGCATCCAGGACCCCTGGTGGGAATGCACCGCCAATTTTATCTGTTCGTCCCTCAAACAAATCCCTCAAATCCGCCGCATCCACCGGGCCCTGCGCGCCGCCTATTCGCCGGGAATTCCAGTCTGGCCGGGGGCCCCCTTCCCCGGACCGGCCACCATCGCCACCGCCCCCGAATCCATCCTGCGCGCGGCCGGTTTGGGTTACCGGGCCCGCCACCTCCACCGTGCCGCCACCCACCTCACGGAAAAGGGCTTTGACTTTGCTTCCACTGCCGGAATGCCCATCGAAGTCGCGGCCCGGAAGTTGTGCGAACTCCCCGGCGTCGGCGACAAGGTGGCGCATTGCATCCTGCTTTATGCGGGAAGACGTTACGACGCCTTCCCACTGGATGTCTGGATGATCCGTTTAATCCGGCAACACTACCGCCGGCCGGGACGACGATTGAACCGCATGGCCGATCTGCATCGCTTCGCCCTCCGCCATCTGGGACCCCACCGGGGCTTGGCCCAACTTTACCTCTTCCATGACGGTCGCAGTCGTTCCATCCGGCAACGCGCCCATGAACGCCCTCGGGCCCAGTCCTTGTGA
- the rsfS gene encoding ribosome silencing factor — translation MNPSTRKTALLCREWALEKKALDPVLLDLEKIEGPALCFMVCSGQSEPHLKAIAESVEEGLREKAGMKPLARDGRSGSQWIVLDYGDVLVHIMHEQKRAFYDLENLWKDAPRIK, via the coding sequence ATGAACCCCTCCACCCGAAAAACCGCCCTCCTTTGCCGGGAATGGGCATTGGAAAAAAAAGCCCTCGATCCGGTCCTGCTCGACTTGGAGAAGATCGAGGGACCTGCCTTGTGCTTCATGGTTTGCTCGGGCCAGTCCGAACCCCACCTCAAAGCCATCGCCGAATCCGTTGAGGAGGGGCTGAGGGAAAAAGCCGGGATGAAGCCGCTGGCCCGAGATGGGCGCTCTGGAAGCCAATGGATCGTCCTCGATTACGGCGATGTCTTGGTACACATCATGCACGAACAGAAGCGCGCCTTTTACGACTTGGAGAATCTTTGGAAGGACGCCCCCCGTATCAAGTGA
- a CDS encoding polysaccharide biosynthesis/export family protein, with amino-acid sequence MKPPLGIAWVLLMVLFSGCAGLGGGASRDSSSSFPTVTPTVGQDSEGNDLLRVGDSLSVQLSGVPAEEAYVQQMKVDESGSISLPYIGGIKVTGMTTVMVKERIETLYKLGRFYTTPNVTVTSQQSRFINVTGDVRSPQRIFYAKDLTVMGAIATCGGFTDYSNKRAVKLLRGKEIMLINAVEVLKDPSKDVPLLPDDIIQVDRSIF; translated from the coding sequence ATGAAACCTCCCCTTGGTATCGCTTGGGTTTTGCTGATGGTGCTGTTCTCTGGCTGCGCCGGGCTCGGCGGCGGTGCATCCCGGGACTCGAGCTCAAGTTTCCCTACCGTCACGCCTACAGTCGGCCAGGACTCCGAGGGCAACGATCTTCTCCGCGTCGGGGACTCGCTCTCAGTCCAACTCAGTGGTGTGCCGGCCGAGGAAGCCTATGTCCAGCAGATGAAGGTGGACGAAAGCGGCTCGATCTCCCTGCCCTACATCGGCGGGATCAAAGTCACGGGCATGACGACTGTCATGGTCAAGGAACGCATCGAAACTCTCTACAAACTTGGCCGGTTTTACACCACCCCGAACGTCACGGTCACAAGCCAGCAGTCCCGCTTCATCAATGTCACCGGGGATGTGCGCTCGCCCCAGCGTATTTTCTACGCAAAGGACCTGACCGTCATGGGCGCGATCGCCACCTGTGGCGGATTCACCGACTATTCAAACAAGCGGGCGGTCAAGCTGCTGCGGGGCAAGGAAATCATGCTCATCAATGCGGTGGAAGTTCTCAAAGATCCCTCCAAAGATGTGCCTTTGCTGCCGGACGACATCATCCAAGTCGACCGCAGTATTTTTTAG
- a CDS encoding outer membrane beta-barrel protein: MNRLSALFALLVLLLIDLCEANAQANLRAGVEGSGKPYTISVGLRQEYDDNIFTSSNNEQGSWKTIVNPSVVFNYPMENTSISFGADFGLIFYWDRPGDDFDYNQLFTGRVSHNFSDRFQLDLREQFRFAQEAEGRSGTAIQRFLGDGFSNSASIDGTAKWTDRFSTVTGYSNTLDRYDDSSINLVNDQMTHGVRQDFQFSVLPTTTAVAAFNYSTTDYTDGNILGTRDFDVYRGTVGADHYILTNWLITGRFGGEYVDRANTALSDGANPYVDLSTAWTYLPGSRLRASYNYATNLTDDAQSGTSTGHTLALEIQHAITPKLTATGSVRGQFQSLDRSSALGAVNSDAIDETSYTTSLGLSYTITNYLSANVGYTLSGVDSDDASREYWRNQIYFGITGKY; the protein is encoded by the coding sequence ATGAACAGACTTTCTGCTCTTTTCGCGCTGCTCGTTTTGCTGCTGATCGACCTGTGTGAGGCGAATGCCCAGGCGAATCTGCGTGCGGGCGTGGAGGGCTCTGGCAAGCCTTACACGATCTCAGTGGGTCTGAGGCAGGAATATGACGACAACATTTTTACCTCGTCTAACAACGAGCAGGGATCATGGAAAACCATCGTCAATCCCTCCGTGGTTTTCAATTACCCCATGGAAAACACTTCCATCTCCTTCGGCGCCGATTTCGGGCTTATCTTTTACTGGGACCGTCCTGGCGATGATTTCGATTACAACCAACTTTTCACGGGCCGTGTGAGCCACAATTTTTCCGACCGCTTTCAGTTAGATTTGCGCGAACAGTTCCGCTTCGCCCAGGAAGCTGAGGGTCGCTCCGGCACCGCCATTCAGCGCTTCCTTGGTGATGGCTTCTCCAACAGTGCAAGCATCGATGGCACCGCCAAATGGACAGACCGGTTTTCGACCGTGACCGGCTATTCCAATACCCTTGACCGCTATGACGACTCCTCCATCAATCTGGTCAACGACCAGATGACCCACGGTGTGAGGCAGGATTTCCAGTTTTCTGTCTTGCCGACCACCACTGCTGTGGCGGCTTTCAATTACAGCACCACCGATTACACGGATGGAAATATCTTGGGTACTCGTGATTTCGACGTCTACCGCGGGACGGTTGGGGCCGATCATTACATCCTCACCAACTGGCTGATCACCGGACGATTCGGGGGTGAATACGTCGACCGTGCCAATACCGCGCTGAGTGATGGGGCCAACCCCTACGTGGACCTCAGCACGGCCTGGACCTATCTGCCCGGTAGCCGCCTCCGTGCCAGCTACAATTACGCAACCAACCTGACGGATGATGCCCAATCCGGTACCAGCACCGGACACACCCTGGCCTTGGAAATTCAGCACGCCATCACGCCCAAGCTAACCGCAACGGGTTCCGTCCGTGGCCAATTTCAAAGTCTGGACCGATCCAGCGCTCTTGGCGCTGTTAATTCGGATGCCATCGATGAAACCAGCTATACCACCTCGCTTGGCTTGAGCTACACCATCACCAACTACCTCTCCGCCAATGTCGGATACACCCTATCGGGGGTTGATTCTGATGACGCCTCCCGGGAATACTGGAGAAATCAGATCTATTTTGGGATCACCGGCAAATACTGA
- the nadD gene encoding nicotinate (nicotinamide) nucleotide adenylyltransferase: MPAHTSAFSKVRLGLFGGTFDPPHWGHYLAARDALEALSLDRVIFLPCRLSPHKSGTRPTPAAGRLRMLKAMLRGEKWAEISRWDMDRPGVCYSYLTAEAFSGLYPGAELFWIMGSDQWEALPRWKHPDRLAAVVHFAVFPRTEVPRPRRGMALHILPSRYDISATRIRERLRRRLPIKGLVPDPVARYIQNQPHRP; this comes from the coding sequence ATGCCTGCGCACACGTCTGCCTTCTCCAAGGTCCGCCTCGGCCTGTTTGGGGGAACCTTTGATCCTCCGCACTGGGGACACTACCTTGCCGCCCGGGATGCCTTGGAAGCGCTCTCTCTCGACCGGGTGATTTTTCTGCCCTGTAGGCTTTCTCCCCACAAATCCGGCACCCGCCCCACCCCAGCCGCAGGTCGTCTTCGCATGCTCAAGGCCATGCTGCGGGGTGAAAAATGGGCGGAAATTTCACGCTGGGACATGGATCGTCCCGGGGTCTGTTATTCCTATCTGACGGCGGAAGCCTTTTCCGGCCTTTATCCCGGGGCGGAGTTGTTCTGGATCATGGGCTCAGACCAGTGGGAGGCCCTGCCCCGCTGGAAGCACCCCGATCGTCTGGCGGCGGTCGTTCATTTCGCCGTCTTTCCCCGGACCGAAGTGCCGCGGCCTCGCCGCGGGATGGCACTTCACATCCTGCCTTCGCGTTACGACATATCTGCCACCCGGATACGCGAGCGGCTGCGCCGTCGTCTGCCGATCAAAGGTCTGGTGCCGGACCCCGTCGCGCGTTATATCCAGAACCAACCCCATCGCCCATGA
- the lptE gene encoding LPS assembly lipoprotein LptE — MKRPTTTFGIWIASVVLIPLLTLSGCSGYRLGNVPYKEMEGVRSIYVPTVKNKTLEPSLQIAATNAILRAIDNDGTYHSARSSAADATLEVTLSQFSRKPIRSNRENLTTTIQYRLTIVATGTLTNHRTGQKVFSELTATGETDFFVQDDLQESERQAAPTALDQMAQRLVNQITEGW; from the coding sequence ATGAAACGCCCCACCACCACCTTTGGCATCTGGATCGCCTCAGTCGTATTGATTCCCCTCCTCACTCTGTCGGGATGTTCCGGCTACCGGTTGGGCAATGTGCCCTACAAGGAAATGGAAGGCGTCCGCAGCATTTACGTGCCCACGGTCAAAAACAAAACCCTCGAACCCAGCCTGCAGATCGCGGCCACCAACGCCATCCTGCGCGCCATCGACAACGACGGCACCTACCATTCCGCCCGCTCATCCGCGGCTGACGCCACCCTGGAAGTCACCCTGTCCCAATTCTCACGCAAGCCCATACGCTCCAACCGGGAAAACCTCACCACCACCATCCAATACCGCCTGACCATCGTCGCCACCGGCACGCTCACCAACCACCGGACCGGTCAAAAGGTCTTTTCCGAACTGACCGCCACGGGGGAGACCGATTTCTTCGTGCAGGACGACCTCCAAGAGAGCGAACGCCAGGCCGCCCCGACCGCGCTGGATCAAATGGCGCAGCGGTTGGTCAACCAAATCACCGAAGGCTGGTAA
- a CDS encoding PTS sugar transporter subunit IIA gives METVDIRPKTILGSLRACSRAEVFREMVDHLVETKLLPQDLREPVIQALEIREQKLTTAIGNSLALPHASIPHLPTSVTALARSVEGIDCQAPDGRPVHLFYLVLVPTEDYAVHLRTVAAVTRFFRDPGIFEKLHACGNDQELMAVFS, from the coding sequence ATGGAAACCGTGGATATTCGTCCGAAAACCATCCTGGGCAGCCTGCGGGCCTGCAGCCGGGCGGAGGTGTTCCGGGAAATGGTTGACCATCTGGTTGAAACCAAGCTCCTTCCCCAAGACCTGCGCGAGCCCGTGATCCAGGCGCTGGAAATTCGCGAACAGAAACTGACCACCGCCATCGGCAACTCCCTGGCCCTGCCGCATGCCTCCATCCCCCACCTGCCCACCAGTGTCACTGCTCTGGCCCGTTCCGTCGAAGGCATCGATTGCCAGGCCCCCGATGGCCGCCCCGTCCACCTTTTTTATCTCGTCTTGGTGCCGACAGAGGACTATGCGGTCCACTTGCGCACCGTGGCCGCAGTCACCCGGTTCTTCCGTGACCCGGGCATCTTCGAGAAACTCCATGCCTGCGGGAACGACCAAGAATTGATGGCCGTCTTCAGCTGA
- the bamD gene encoding outer membrane protein assembly factor BamD has product MKRVFSALLLAGALACPVEAALVWRPGEGWVNESSGETLAASDAKAALQMSRDFESKEAWKDALAGYRTIIRRWPLSSAAGEAQFKAGLMQEKMGDFWNANKSYQEVVKKYAGSQYFDLAIERQYNIGNLFLAGEPQRIWKIPLFPSMEKTIQIFQGVIKNAPYGKYAPASQFKIGLANEQQKKWTAAIDAYNKLLDRYPKSDYADDAQYQIGYAWYQASSQPEYDQSAAQKSIEAFQDFSVRFPNSEKAAQAREYVQELSERRIKGSINIARFYEQQKNYKAAIIYYGEVVQQNPDSPDATEAKQKMEALRSKVEKASRPGQAPSEADVPPPIDSKQPPIEDAPPL; this is encoded by the coding sequence ATGAAGCGCGTCTTTTCCGCCCTGCTCCTTGCGGGGGCCTTGGCCTGTCCGGTTGAGGCCGCTCTGGTTTGGCGACCCGGTGAAGGCTGGGTGAACGAAAGCAGCGGCGAAACCCTGGCCGCGAGCGACGCCAAGGCCGCGCTGCAGATGTCCCGCGATTTTGAATCCAAGGAAGCTTGGAAAGATGCGCTCGCCGGATACCGCACCATCATCCGCCGGTGGCCCCTCTCCTCCGCCGCAGGCGAAGCCCAATTCAAAGCCGGCCTCATGCAGGAAAAGATGGGGGACTTCTGGAACGCGAACAAATCTTACCAGGAAGTGGTTAAGAAATACGCCGGCAGCCAATACTTCGATTTGGCCATTGAGCGCCAATACAACATCGGCAACCTCTTCCTGGCCGGTGAACCCCAACGCATCTGGAAAATCCCCCTCTTCCCCTCGATGGAAAAAACCATCCAGATTTTCCAGGGCGTGATCAAGAACGCCCCCTATGGAAAATACGCGCCGGCCTCGCAGTTCAAGATCGGCCTGGCCAATGAACAGCAAAAGAAATGGACCGCAGCCATCGATGCCTATAACAAGCTCCTCGACCGCTACCCCAAGAGCGACTACGCCGACGATGCCCAATACCAGATCGGTTACGCGTGGTACCAGGCCTCCAGCCAACCGGAATACGACCAGAGTGCGGCCCAGAAATCCATCGAAGCCTTCCAGGATTTCAGCGTTCGCTTCCCCAACAGCGAAAAGGCCGCCCAAGCCCGCGAGTATGTCCAAGAATTGAGCGAACGCCGCATCAAGGGCTCCATCAATATCGCTCGTTTTTACGAGCAACAAAAAAACTACAAAGCGGCGATCATCTATTACGGAGAAGTGGTGCAGCAAAACCCGGACTCGCCCGACGCCACCGAAGCCAAGCAAAAGATGGAAGCGCTGCGCTCCAAAGTGGAAAAAGCCTCCCGCCCTGGACAAGCCCCCTCAGAAGCAGATGTGCCACCCCCCATCGATTCCAAACAACCCCCCATCGAAGACGCCCCGCCCTTATGA